One Papaver somniferum cultivar HN1 chromosome 10, ASM357369v1, whole genome shotgun sequence genomic window carries:
- the LOC113316529 gene encoding cytochrome P450 71B20-like produces MNVFLGGVDSPAVAVSWAMAELTKNPKALKKVQEEIRNYVGSKRKVEESDLDNFKYLKMVFKETLRLHPQAPLLLRESMEHRKINGYDIYPKTRVLINVWENGRSPQYWKNPEEFFPERFKDSSIDYLGSQNFEYIPFGGGRRGFPGMNMAVVLTELILANLLYAFDWELPKGMNKEDISMEESLSGLIIHKKIPLKLVPIKFV; encoded by the exons ATG AACGTATTTCTTGGTGGAGTAGACTCACCGGCTGTAGCAGTGAGTTGGGCAATGGCAGAACTGACTAAAAATCCAAAAGCATTGAAGAAAGTTCAAGAAGAGATTAGAAACTATGTGGGATCAAAAAGGAAGGTTGAAGAATCAGACCTTGATAATTTCAAATACTTAAAAATGGTATTTAAAGAAACTCTGAGGTTGCATCCACAAGCTCCATTGCTTCTAAGAGAAAGCATGGAACATAGAAAGATCAATGGATACGACATATACCCCAAAACAAGGgttctaataaatgtgtgggAAAATGGGAGGAGTCCACAATATTGGAAAAACCCAGAAGAATTTTTCCCAGAGAGATTCAAAGATAGCTCCATTGATTATCTTGGAAGCCAAAATTTTGAATACATACCTTTTGGGGGAGGTAGAAGGGGTTTCCCAGGAATGAATATGGCTGTCGTGTTAACAGAGCTTATCCTTGCTAATTTATTGTACGCTTTCGATTGGGAATTACCAAAAGGAATGAACAAGGAGGACATAAGCATGGAGGAATCATTATCAGGCCTTATTATTCATAAGAAAATTCCGCTTAAACTTGTACCCATCAAGTTTGTATGA
- the LOC113316528 gene encoding cytochrome P450 71B36-like, whose amino-acid sequence MVPTIVISSAEDAQQILKTHDLEFCTRPQLAGPKRLSYNYKDMAFFPYGEYWREIGKICVLELYSTKRVQSFKAVRAEEVVVLIESKSSDSSNITLVDVLEKLTSFAHKTISRVAFGCASGQSKNQFDDGTVTAILKEVVVVLSGFSATDFFPNVGWIVDRIIGMHRKTEKCWINFNIEAKIVSNMFG is encoded by the coding sequence ATGGTACCAACAATTGTAATATCCTCTGCTGAAGATGCCCAACAAATCTTGAAAACACATGATCTTGAGTTTTGTACCAGACCTCAACTTGCTGGACCAAAACGTCTTTCGTATAACTACAAAGATATGGCTTTTTTCCCATATGGAGAGTATTGGAGAGAAATTGGAAAAATATGTGTTCTTGAACTTTATAGTACAAAAAGGGTGCAATCTTTTAAGGCAGTCAGGGCAGAGGAAGTCGTCGTTTTGATCGAATCCAAATCATCTGATTCTTCAAATATCACTCTCGTTGATGTTTTAGAAAAGTTAACAAGTTTTGCGCACAAAACAATCTCCAGAGTTGCTTTTGGTTGCGCAAGTGGTCAAAGTAAGAACCAATTTGATGATGGAACAGTCACAGCAATTCTTAAGGAAGTCGTGGTTGTTTTGAGTGGTTTCTCGGCGACCGACTTCTTTCCTAATGTAGGTTGGATTGTTGATAGGATCATTGGAATGCACAGAAAAACTGaaaaatgttggattaacttcaacattgaGGCTAAGATAGTCTCTAACATGTTTGGTTAG